Proteins encoded in a region of the Pelmatolapia mariae isolate MD_Pm_ZW linkage group LG16_19, Pm_UMD_F_2, whole genome shotgun sequence genome:
- the LOC134644753 gene encoding complement C1q-like protein 2, whose translation MKSFAVLILAIGSCLCDSQIKSDCDKICDVCSFTRITQDLGAVGEKVTNIADKITLLEIKLQKTEKEVMDLQKRIGGIPQVAFSVALLDSGFGNTGPFDSPTPLRYKNIFSNIGSGYNPSTGIFTAMTKGMYFFRFSMFNNLNSVPNSVVSLMKNGKRLTSVWDTSGSDANDMGSNAVVIPLDVGDNVYVELQANRIVYDDSMNYNTFSGFFLFTL comes from the exons ATGAAGTCATTTGCAGTCCTCATTCTGGCAATCGGCAGCTGTCTTTGTGATTCTCAAATTAAAAGCGATTGTGACAAAATTTGTGATGTCTGCTCTTTCACTCGTATAACTCAAGACCTGGGAGCTGTGGGAGAGAAAGTCACAAACATTGCGGATAAAATAACACTTCTAGAGATCAAGCttcaaaaaactgaaaaagaagtCATGGATCTGCAGAAACGTATTGGAG GCATTCCTCAGGTAGCCTTTTCTGTAGCCCTCCTTGATTCTGGCTTTGGAAATACTGGCCCTTTTGACAGTCCTACTCCACTGCGGTACAAGAACATTTTCTCCAACATAGGCAGTGGCTACAATCCTTCAACAG GGATTTTCACAGCAATGACCAAAGGAATGTACTTCTTTCGATTCTCAATGTTTAACAACCTCAACTCTGTTCCCAACTCCGTTGTAAGTCTCATGAAGAATGGTAAAAGACTGACATCCGTCTGGGATACCAGTGGAAGTGATGCCAATGACATGGGTAGCAATGCTGTGGTCATCCCTCTCGACGTGGGAGACAATGTGTATGTGGAGCTCCAGGCGAACAGGATTGTCTATGACGACAGCATGAACTACAATACTTTTAgtggtttttttctgtttacactGTAA